CGGCATCGGCGGCGTCCGCACGTCGAGGGCGACGGGCGCGCCCGGCCGCACGGCGCCGTCGAATCCGAGGGTTACCGCGAGCGCCGGCGCGGCCGGCGGGGGCTGCGCCCCTCCCGGCGCGGGCCCGGCCGCGAAGAAGGCCAGAGATAGCACGAGGGCGCGGCCGGCCGGCCGCGCCCACTCACCACCGCGACTCCTACGACGCGCCGCCGCCACCGGAGCGCGACACGGACTTGCTGCCCGACTTCTTCCCGTCGGGTGAAGCGGCGCCCGACGGCTTGTCCGCCTTCCCGCCGTCGCCGGACTTCTTGTCCGCGGAGGCGGTCTCGCTCTTCTTGGCCTCCCCGTCGACCGGCGGCGGCGTCTTGCGGTAATCCGTGATG
This genomic interval from bacterium contains the following:
- a CDS encoding FmdB family zinc ribbon protein — protein: MPTYEYQCPHCGHRFETMHAVNAKPPKCERCGRDVRRVFTPVGIIFKGSGWHITDYRKTPPPVDGEAKKSETASADKKSGDGGKADKPSGAASPDGKKSGSKSVSRSGGGGAS